A genomic segment from Amycolatopsis camponoti encodes:
- a CDS encoding DUF3039 domain-containing protein: protein MSTETLTKPETTPEGTDTADDDTPKMFHYVKKNKIAESAVMGNFVVALCGEVFPVTKSPKPGSPVCPDCKKIFDGLRPGE, encoded by the coding sequence GTGAGCACCGAGACGCTGACGAAGCCGGAAACCACGCCCGAGGGCACGGACACGGCCGACGACGACACCCCGAAGATGTTCCACTACGTGAAGAAGAACAAGATCGCCGAGAGCGCGGTCATGGGCAACTTCGTGGTGGCGCTGTGCGGCGAGGTCTTCCCGGTCACGAAGTCGCCGAAGCCCGGTTCGCCGGTCTGCCCGGACTGCAAGAAGATCTTCGACGGGCTGCGCCCGGGGGAGTGA
- a CDS encoding sporulation protein: MFQKVLATFGSGGAKIDARLLDRTASPGRPLHGEVLLAGGEVDQEIKGLAVTLLARVQVPGADKTEDLPFGSQHLVGAETIRAGQQVRLPFEVPLPWETPVTSVFAKPLTGMAVGVRAELDLASAVSDPFDADAVAIEPLPAQKRVLDALSRTGFTFREAILEQGRINGAQQQLPFFQEIRFMPSPRFASVFSQLAVTFLASSSRTDVVLEVTKRVRVTKTGGFGGRGQDFLGMFTMKPDVNWEKQLEDWLDQVARPRGIFD; encoded by the coding sequence ATGTTCCAGAAGGTGCTCGCGACGTTCGGCTCGGGCGGAGCGAAGATCGACGCCCGCCTGCTCGACCGGACCGCCTCCCCCGGCCGTCCCCTGCACGGCGAGGTGCTGCTGGCCGGCGGCGAGGTCGACCAGGAGATCAAGGGCCTCGCGGTGACGCTGCTGGCCCGCGTCCAGGTCCCCGGCGCGGACAAGACCGAAGACCTCCCGTTCGGCTCCCAGCACCTGGTGGGCGCCGAGACGATCCGGGCCGGACAGCAGGTGCGGCTCCCCTTCGAGGTGCCGCTGCCGTGGGAGACGCCCGTCACGAGCGTCTTCGCCAAGCCGCTCACCGGCATGGCCGTGGGCGTGCGGGCCGAGCTCGACCTGGCCTCGGCCGTGTCGGACCCGTTCGACGCCGACGCCGTCGCGATCGAGCCGCTCCCGGCGCAGAAGCGGGTCCTCGACGCGCTGAGCCGGACCGGCTTCACCTTCCGCGAGGCGATCCTCGAGCAGGGCCGGATCAACGGCGCGCAGCAGCAGCTGCCGTTCTTCCAGGAGATCCGCTTCATGCCTTCGCCACGTTTCGCGAGCGTGTTCTCCCAGCTCGCGGTGACGTTCCTGGCGTCGTCGAGCCGCACGGACGTCGTCCTGGAGGTCACCAAGCGGGTCCGGGTGACCAAGACCGGCGGCTTCGGCGGGCGCGGGCAGGACTTCCTCGGGATGTTCACGATGAAGCCGGACGTGAACTGGGAGAAGCAGCTCGAGGACTGGCTGGACCAGGTCGCCCGCCCGCGCGGCATCTTCGACTGA
- a CDS encoding pseudouridine-5'-phosphate glycosidase: MTTPLTLHEEVASALRDGHPVVALESTILSHGLPAGRNLDVAHRLERVVRDGGAVPATIAVLDGRVVVGLSPAELERVCAPDAGLDKLSLRDLGPAVGLGRSGATTVASTSALAAAAGIGMFATGGLGGVHVGAAQSWDVSADLGVLAKVPTVVVCSGVKSVLDIPATLEVLETNSVPVLGYRTDDFPAFYLRSSGHAVGWRVDDPKQAAAVVAAHRAYANSGVLLANPIPEASEMDKELHDRLLAEGLALVAERGVHGADVTPVLLEHFHTASAGVSIDANEALVLNNAKLATEVAVALS; this comes from the coding sequence GTGACCACCCCACTCACCCTGCACGAAGAGGTCGCCTCGGCGCTGCGTGACGGGCACCCCGTCGTCGCGCTGGAGAGCACCATCCTGTCCCACGGCCTCCCCGCCGGCCGCAACCTCGACGTCGCCCACCGCCTCGAGCGCGTGGTGCGCGACGGCGGCGCCGTCCCGGCCACCATCGCGGTGCTCGACGGCCGCGTCGTCGTCGGCCTCTCCCCCGCCGAACTGGAGCGCGTCTGCGCGCCGGACGCCGGCCTGGACAAGCTGTCGCTGCGCGACCTCGGCCCGGCCGTCGGCCTCGGCCGCTCCGGCGCGACGACCGTGGCGAGCACGTCGGCGCTGGCGGCCGCGGCCGGCATCGGGATGTTCGCCACCGGCGGCCTCGGCGGCGTGCACGTCGGCGCGGCGCAGTCGTGGGACGTCTCGGCGGACCTCGGCGTGCTCGCGAAGGTGCCGACCGTCGTGGTCTGCTCCGGCGTGAAGTCGGTGCTCGACATCCCGGCGACGCTCGAAGTGCTGGAGACGAACTCGGTGCCGGTGCTCGGTTACCGCACCGATGACTTCCCGGCGTTCTACCTCCGCTCGTCCGGGCACGCGGTGGGCTGGCGGGTCGACGACCCGAAGCAGGCCGCCGCCGTGGTCGCCGCGCACCGCGCGTACGCGAATTCCGGTGTCCTGCTGGCGAACCCGATCCCCGAAGCGTCCGAAATGGACAAAGAGCTGCACGACCGGCTGCTCGCCGAAGGCCTCGCACTGGTCGCCGAGCGGGGCGTGCACGGCGCCGATGTCACACCAGTGCTGCTGGAGCACTTCCACACGGCGAGCGCGGGCGTGAGCATCGACGCGAACGAAGCCTTGGTGCTCAACAACGCGAAGCTGGCGACCGAGGTCGCGGTGGCGCTGTCGTGA
- a CDS encoding DEAD/DEAH box helicase — protein sequence MTETQLGAPPAEKDSTARPLRAWQRRALTKYLTRKPKDFLAVATPGAGKTVFGLRIAAELLSDRTIEAVTIVTPTEHLKHQWASAAAMAGIQIDSNFRNTTGVTSSDYNGVALTYAQVAAHPTLHRVRTENRKTLVILDEIHHGGDAKSWGDAIREAFTPAVRRLSLTGTPFRSDDSAIPFVTYEPDSGGFQRSKADHSYGYADALADGVVRPVVFLAYSGEASWRTSAGEEFTARLGEPLTAEQNARAWRTALDPAGEWIPAVLHAADTRLSQVRQSVPDAGGLVIATDQESARAYAKILERLSGETPTLVLSDDPKASGRIKEFSETNERWIVAVRMVSEGVDVPRLAVGVYATSASTPLFFAQAIGRYVRARKKGETASVFLPSVPVLLELASELEAQRDHVLGKPHREKEGWEDELLAQANRTEDEPGEEEKAFTSLGASAELDQVIYDGNSFGTAVFSGSDEEQEYLGLPGLLEPDQVRALLRKRQEEQIADEKRRKPAKEEAAPAPARPQSVSERLGALRKELNALVGMYHHRTKKPHGAIHNELRRVCGGPVTAMATVEQLEERIVTLRTW from the coding sequence ATGACGGAGACGCAGCTCGGGGCGCCTCCCGCGGAGAAGGACTCGACCGCGCGCCCGCTGCGGGCGTGGCAGCGGCGGGCGCTCACGAAGTACCTGACGCGCAAGCCGAAGGACTTCCTCGCGGTGGCGACGCCCGGTGCCGGCAAGACGGTGTTCGGCCTGCGGATCGCCGCCGAGCTGCTGAGCGACCGCACGATCGAGGCCGTCACCATCGTCACCCCGACCGAGCACCTCAAGCACCAGTGGGCGTCGGCGGCGGCGATGGCCGGGATCCAGATCGACTCGAACTTCCGCAACACCACCGGCGTCACGTCGTCGGACTACAACGGTGTCGCGCTCACGTACGCGCAGGTCGCGGCGCACCCGACGTTGCACCGCGTGCGCACCGAGAACCGCAAGACGCTGGTGATCCTCGACGAGATCCACCACGGTGGCGACGCCAAGTCGTGGGGCGACGCGATCCGCGAGGCCTTCACCCCGGCCGTCCGGCGGCTGTCGCTGACCGGGACGCCGTTCCGGTCCGACGACTCGGCCATCCCGTTCGTCACCTACGAGCCGGACTCCGGCGGCTTCCAGCGCAGCAAGGCCGACCACTCGTACGGCTACGCGGACGCGCTGGCCGACGGCGTGGTCCGGCCGGTCGTCTTCCTCGCCTACTCGGGTGAGGCCTCCTGGCGCACCAGCGCGGGGGAGGAGTTCACAGCGCGGCTCGGCGAGCCGCTGACGGCGGAGCAGAACGCCCGCGCGTGGCGCACGGCCCTCGACCCGGCGGGCGAGTGGATCCCGGCGGTGCTGCACGCGGCCGACACGCGGTTGTCGCAGGTCCGCCAGAGCGTGCCGGACGCCGGCGGGCTGGTGATCGCCACCGACCAGGAGTCGGCGCGCGCGTACGCGAAGATCCTGGAGCGGCTTTCGGGCGAGACTCCGACGCTGGTGCTCTCGGACGACCCGAAGGCCTCGGGCCGGATCAAGGAGTTCTCCGAGACGAACGAGCGCTGGATCGTGGCCGTCCGCATGGTCTCGGAAGGCGTCGACGTCCCGCGGCTGGCGGTGGGCGTGTACGCGACGAGCGCTTCGACCCCGCTGTTCTTCGCCCAGGCGATCGGCCGGTACGTGCGAGCCCGGAAGAAGGGCGAGACGGCGAGCGTGTTCCTGCCGTCGGTCCCGGTGCTGCTTGAGCTGGCCAGCGAGCTGGAGGCGCAGCGCGACCACGTGCTCGGCAAGCCCCACCGGGAGAAGGAAGGCTGGGAGGACGAGCTCCTCGCCCAGGCCAACCGCACCGAGGACGAGCCGGGCGAGGAGGAGAAGGCGTTCACCTCGCTGGGCGCCTCGGCCGAGCTCGACCAGGTCATCTACGACGGCAACTCGTTCGGCACGGCGGTGTTCTCGGGCTCCGACGAGGAGCAGGAGTACCTCGGCCTGCCGGGGCTGCTGGAGCCCGACCAGGTGCGCGCGCTGCTGCGGAAGCGGCAGGAAGAGCAGATCGCCGACGAGAAGCGCCGCAAGCCCGCGAAGGAAGAGGCCGCCCCGGCCCCGGCCCGCCCGCAGTCGGTGAGCGAGCGCCTCGGCGCGTTGCGCAAGGAGCTGAACGCGCTGGTGGGCATGTACCACCACCGCACGAAGAAGCCCCACGGCGCGATCCACAACGAGCTGCGCCGCGTGTGCGGCGGCCCGGTGACGGCGATGGCGACGGTCGAGCAGCTCGAGGAACGGATCGTCACCCTCCGGACCTGGTGA
- a CDS encoding sugar ABC transporter substrate-binding protein, whose product MRSRTLTLLAATVSTGLVLTACGANSSDSGGTGSNSASSSAPAAAGGASGKVGVILPETATSARWEAFDKPMLTAALTAQGFEVDVQNAQGDNQKFSTLADGFISSGVKVLIIAPGDPAVGSAVEAKAKTAGIPVIDYDRPSLGGSAGYYVSFDNEKVGQLQGQAMADALKSKAGAGVVQIEGAPTDNNATLFTKGQDSVLEPLFSAGTLKRIQKQPINDWDNQLGGTTFEQIFTANGGKVDGVVAANDGLAGAVITILKKNGLNGKVPVTGQDATADGLMAVMRGDQYMTVFKPIKEEAEATAKLAAALAKGDTAGADAIATAKLHDPTGNRDIKSVLLTPTTILAKDVKTVVTQGYVKATEICGGDLAAKCSSLGIS is encoded by the coding sequence ATGCGCAGCAGAACCCTTACCCTCCTCGCCGCCACGGTGAGCACCGGCTTGGTGCTGACCGCTTGCGGTGCAAACAGTTCGGACAGCGGGGGCACGGGGAGCAACTCCGCTTCCTCGTCCGCCCCGGCCGCCGCCGGTGGTGCCTCCGGCAAGGTCGGTGTCATCCTGCCGGAGACCGCCACCTCGGCCCGCTGGGAGGCGTTCGACAAGCCGATGCTGACCGCCGCGCTGACGGCGCAGGGCTTCGAGGTCGACGTCCAGAACGCCCAGGGTGACAACCAGAAGTTCTCGACGCTGGCGGACGGCTTCATCAGCTCCGGCGTCAAGGTCCTGATCATCGCCCCCGGTGACCCGGCCGTCGGTTCCGCGGTCGAGGCCAAGGCCAAGACGGCCGGCATCCCGGTCATCGACTACGACCGCCCGAGCCTCGGTGGGTCCGCCGGCTACTACGTCTCGTTCGACAACGAGAAGGTCGGCCAGCTGCAGGGCCAGGCCATGGCCGACGCGCTGAAGAGCAAGGCGGGTGCGGGTGTCGTCCAGATCGAGGGCGCGCCGACCGACAACAACGCCACGCTGTTCACCAAGGGCCAGGACTCCGTCCTCGAGCCGCTGTTCTCGGCGGGCACCCTGAAGCGCATCCAGAAGCAGCCGATCAACGACTGGGACAACCAGCTCGGCGGCACGACGTTCGAGCAGATCTTCACCGCCAACGGCGGCAAGGTCGACGGCGTCGTCGCGGCGAACGACGGCCTGGCCGGCGCGGTCATCACCATCCTCAAGAAGAACGGCCTCAACGGGAAGGTCCCGGTCACCGGCCAGGACGCGACCGCCGACGGCCTGATGGCGGTCATGCGCGGCGACCAGTACATGACGGTCTTCAAGCCGATCAAGGAAGAGGCCGAAGCCACCGCCAAGCTGGCTGCCGCACTGGCCAAGGGTGACACCGCCGGTGCCGACGCCATCGCGACCGCGAAGCTGCACGACCCGACCGGCAACCGCGACATCAAGTCCGTGCTGCTGACCCCGACGACGATCCTGGCGAAGGACGTCAAGACGGTCGTGACCCAGGGCTACGTGAAGGCGACCGAGATCTGCGGTGGCGACCTCGCCGCCAAGTGCAGCTCGCTCGGCATCTCCTGA
- a CDS encoding efflux RND transporter permease subunit has product MSVLARLSLRNRSLIGLLALVVVGFGAFALPQIKQQLFPSLQFPQAQIVTAYAGASPDAVDRQVTEPLEGALQGLKGLEEINSTSSDGVSRVVTQFAFGTDLDAAVSRIQQAVNQVRPRLPQNSDPSVSAGSTDDLPVILVAAGTAGDPQQLAPALTDQVAPELRKIDGVRTVTVTGVQQPRVTITLDYAKLAAAGVDPASIATALQTAGAAVPAGTLTEGDKTLSVQVGGGQTTVDTLRDLYLTPSAAAGAARPGTPARGPVKLGDVADVQTGFAPATSITRTNGKPSLGLSITMVDNGNAVAISDAVRAKLPDLAKKTGSEMSVVFDQGTPVKDAISGLTTEGLLGLAFAVIVILLFLLSVRSTLVTAVSIPLSVVVALIALWTGDLSLNLLTLGALTIAIGRVVDDSIVVLENIKRHLGYGEEKQRAVLDGVREVAGAVTSSTLTTVAVFLPIAFVGGFVGELFSPFAITVTVALLASLLVSLTVVPVLAYWFLKQPEVPADAIEAERAREAAVEKERRSFLQRAYLPVIRFATKRRLTVVLLALLIFAGTVGLATRLNTNFLDQSGGTTLNMTQKLPAGTSVAAKEKAATAVEQALAAEPAVQTYQVSIGGGGAFGFGGGTNTSISVTVAKDTDLNALSDRLRSKLTSRPELGEVKIGADASGFNSDQVSVTVTAPSEAALKPASDQIVQALGGVSGLTEVSSDLAVGSPRVQVEVDDAAAAARGLSASTIGQVANQAIAGRTVTQLPVGGQRTDIVLRAGTAPATVDQVKGLQIPGPTGVVRLDEVAKVSTVDGPASVHRTGGDLSTTVTAKNTGDNLSKTTADIQSKLDGLTFTGGASYSLGGVSQDQQEAFSNLFLALLAAIAIVFLIMVATFRSLIQPLILLVSIPFAATGAIGLLLATGTALGLPALIGMLMLVGIVVTNAIVLIDLINQYRAEGMSVADAVTEGGRRRLRPILMTAAATIFALVPMALGITGQGGFIGQPLAIVVIGGLVSSTLLTLVLVPTLYTMVETRKERRRARREAKRAPKEAPESESLDPAPTA; this is encoded by the coding sequence ATGTCCGTGCTGGCCAGATTGAGCCTGCGCAACCGAAGCCTGATCGGCCTGCTCGCGCTGGTGGTCGTCGGTTTCGGTGCTTTCGCGCTGCCGCAGATCAAGCAGCAGCTGTTCCCGTCGCTGCAGTTCCCGCAGGCCCAGATCGTCACGGCGTACGCGGGGGCGTCGCCGGACGCGGTCGACCGCCAGGTCACCGAACCCCTCGAAGGCGCGTTGCAGGGGCTCAAGGGCCTCGAAGAGATCAACTCGACCAGCTCGGACGGCGTCTCGCGCGTCGTCACGCAGTTCGCGTTCGGCACCGACCTCGACGCGGCCGTCTCGCGGATCCAGCAGGCGGTGAACCAGGTCCGCCCGCGGCTGCCGCAGAACTCCGACCCGTCCGTGTCCGCCGGTAGCACCGACGACCTGCCGGTGATCCTGGTCGCCGCGGGCACGGCCGGTGACCCGCAGCAGCTCGCGCCCGCGCTGACCGACCAGGTCGCGCCGGAGCTGCGCAAGATCGACGGCGTCCGCACGGTGACTGTCACCGGCGTGCAGCAGCCGCGCGTCACGATCACGCTCGACTACGCGAAGCTGGCCGCGGCCGGCGTCGACCCGGCGTCGATCGCGACCGCGCTGCAGACCGCCGGCGCCGCCGTGCCGGCCGGCACGCTGACCGAAGGCGACAAGACGCTGAGCGTCCAGGTCGGTGGCGGGCAGACCACTGTGGACACCCTCCGCGACCTCTACCTCACGCCGAGCGCCGCGGCCGGCGCCGCGCGGCCGGGAACGCCGGCTCGCGGACCGGTGAAGCTGGGTGACGTCGCCGACGTCCAGACCGGCTTCGCGCCGGCGACGTCGATCACGCGCACCAACGGCAAGCCCAGCCTCGGCCTCTCGATCACCATGGTGGACAACGGGAACGCCGTCGCGATCTCCGACGCCGTCCGCGCCAAGCTGCCGGACCTGGCGAAGAAGACCGGCTCCGAGATGAGCGTCGTGTTCGACCAGGGCACGCCGGTGAAGGACGCGATCAGCGGCCTGACCACCGAAGGCCTGCTGGGCCTGGCGTTCGCCGTCATCGTCATCCTGCTGTTCCTGCTGTCGGTGCGCTCGACGCTGGTGACCGCGGTGTCCATCCCGCTGTCGGTGGTGGTCGCGCTGATCGCGCTGTGGACCGGCGACCTGTCGCTCAACCTGCTCACCCTCGGCGCGCTGACTATCGCGATCGGCCGGGTGGTCGACGACTCGATCGTCGTGCTGGAGAACATCAAGCGGCACTTGGGTTACGGCGAGGAGAAGCAGCGGGCGGTGCTCGACGGCGTCCGCGAGGTGGCCGGCGCGGTGACGTCGTCCACGCTGACGACCGTCGCGGTGTTCCTGCCGATCGCGTTCGTCGGCGGGTTCGTCGGCGAGCTGTTCTCGCCGTTCGCGATCACCGTCACGGTGGCGCTGCTGGCTTCGCTGCTCGTCTCGCTGACCGTGGTTCCCGTGCTGGCGTACTGGTTCCTGAAGCAGCCCGAGGTCCCGGCGGACGCCATCGAGGCCGAGCGGGCCCGCGAAGCGGCCGTCGAGAAGGAGCGCCGCAGCTTCCTGCAGCGCGCCTACCTGCCGGTGATCCGGTTCGCGACCAAGCGGCGGCTGACCGTCGTGCTGCTGGCGCTGCTGATCTTCGCCGGCACGGTCGGGCTCGCGACGCGGCTGAACACGAACTTCCTCGACCAGTCCGGCGGCACCACGCTGAACATGACGCAGAAGCTGCCCGCGGGCACGAGCGTAGCGGCGAAGGAGAAGGCGGCGACGGCGGTCGAGCAGGCGCTGGCCGCGGAGCCCGCGGTGCAGACCTACCAGGTCAGCATCGGCGGCGGGGGCGCGTTCGGCTTCGGGGGCGGGACGAACACCAGCATCTCGGTGACCGTCGCGAAGGACACCGACCTGAACGCGCTGTCCGACCGGCTCCGGTCGAAGCTGACCTCCCGGCCGGAGCTGGGCGAGGTCAAGATCGGCGCGGACGCGTCCGGGTTCAACTCCGACCAGGTCTCGGTGACGGTGACCGCGCCGTCGGAGGCCGCGCTGAAGCCCGCGTCCGACCAGATCGTGCAGGCGCTCGGCGGAGTGTCCGGGCTGACCGAGGTGAGCAGCGACCTGGCCGTCGGCTCGCCGCGGGTGCAGGTCGAGGTGGACGACGCCGCGGCCGCCGCGCGCGGGCTGTCGGCGAGCACCATCGGCCAGGTCGCCAACCAGGCGATCGCCGGCCGCACGGTGACGCAGCTGCCGGTCGGCGGCCAGCGCACGGACATCGTGCTGCGCGCCGGCACCGCGCCGGCCACGGTCGACCAGGTGAAGGGCCTGCAGATCCCCGGTCCCACGGGGGTCGTCCGGCTCGACGAGGTCGCGAAGGTGTCCACTGTGGACGGACCGGCGTCGGTGCACCGCACCGGCGGCGACCTGAGCACCACGGTCACGGCCAAGAACACCGGCGACAACCTGAGCAAGACGACCGCGGACATCCAGTCCAAGCTGGACGGGCTGACGTTCACCGGCGGCGCGTCGTACTCGCTCGGCGGCGTGAGCCAGGACCAGCAGGAGGCGTTCTCGAACCTGTTCCTGGCGCTGCTGGCGGCGATCGCGATCGTGTTCCTGATCATGGTGGCGACGTTCCGCAGCCTGATCCAGCCGCTGATCCTGCTGGTGTCGATCCCGTTCGCGGCGACCGGCGCGATCGGGCTGCTGCTGGCGACGGGCACCGCGCTCGGCCTGCCGGCGCTGATCGGCATGCTGATGCTGGTCGGCATCGTCGTGACGAACGCGATCGTGCTGATCGACCTGATCAACCAGTACCGGGCCGAGGGGATGAGCGTCGCCGACGCCGTCACCGAAGGCGGCCGGCGCCGGCTGCGGCCGATCCTGATGACCGCGGCGGCGACGATCTTCGCGCTCGTCCCGATGGCGCTGGGCATCACCGGCCAGGGCGGGTTCATCGGCCAGCCCCTCGCCATCGTGGTGATCGGCGGCCTGGTCAGCTCGACGCTGCTGACGCTGGTGCTGGTCCCGACCCTCTACACGATGGTCGAGACCCGCAAGGAGCGCCGCCGCGCTCGCCGCGAGGCCAAGCGGGCGCCGAAGGAGGCGCCGGAGTCGGAGTCCCTGGACCCCGCCCCGACCGCCTGA
- a CDS encoding HD domain-containing protein, translating to MEWRDAVAALGGVSDAWPRLEARYAEPHRRYHTLDHAAAVARDSAWLAGDLGDVERAIVAVAAWTHDVVYDANPGEDERASARWAREALDGVAETHQKRVEGLILATIKHDAPPDDRLATALLDADLAILGAPEERYSTYARAVREEYAKYPDDIWREGRIAVLEGMLSRTLYRSEAARTRWATAAEKNLTAELTHWRRERTDHR from the coding sequence ATGGAGTGGCGCGATGCGGTGGCGGCACTGGGCGGTGTTTCCGACGCGTGGCCGCGGCTCGAAGCGCGCTACGCCGAGCCCCACCGCCGCTACCACACGCTCGACCACGCGGCCGCCGTCGCGCGGGACTCCGCCTGGCTGGCCGGCGACCTCGGCGACGTCGAACGCGCGATCGTCGCCGTCGCCGCCTGGACGCACGACGTCGTCTACGACGCGAACCCCGGCGAAGACGAACGCGCCAGCGCGCGATGGGCCCGCGAAGCGCTGGACGGGGTCGCCGAAACGCACCAGAAGCGCGTCGAAGGCCTGATCCTCGCGACGATCAAGCACGACGCCCCGCCGGACGACCGCCTCGCCACCGCGCTCCTCGACGCCGACCTCGCCATCCTCGGCGCGCCCGAGGAGCGGTACTCGACGTACGCCCGCGCAGTGCGTGAGGAGTACGCGAAGTACCCCGACGACATCTGGCGCGAAGGCCGCATCGCCGTCCTGGAGGGCATGCTGAGCAGGACGCTCTACCGCAGCGAAGCCGCGCGGACACGCTGGGCGACCGCCGCGGAAAAGAACCTGACGGCCGAGCTGACCCACTGGCGCCGCGAGCGAACCGATCACCGATGA
- a CDS encoding YihY/virulence factor BrkB family protein has product MGEVQPSAATKVARRGPWRLVTRTLAKAWEGNIFSEAAEAAFWQTLSLPPLLLGLLGSLGFVGEWFGQDVVTQVHDRIIGFCKTVFSANAVHDIIEPTVNSILTVGKGEIVSVGFLISLWAGSSAMSSFVDAITVAHDQYGVRNDVWQRIFALLLYLCGLVILVVGLPLLAIGPDLLPEFFPTEWRPTVTSWVSALYFPTLGIMITLALTTLYKLALPRKLPWHRGLPGAVLAMVVFLLSSVGLRVYLNWITKTGYTYGALAAPIAFLLLMFFIGLAVVGGAYFNSAIQELWPAKATRRQRRKWRRLEMERASERLRTEEGRKLWERTTTPLRRPRPEEVSSNGDAPDEDAGPSEEDEPSPSAPDPAPSAAQGRVSSPGTTRNPPPD; this is encoded by the coding sequence ATGGGTGAGGTTCAGCCGTCCGCAGCGACGAAGGTGGCCCGCAGGGGGCCGTGGCGCCTCGTCACGCGCACGCTCGCCAAGGCCTGGGAGGGCAACATCTTCTCCGAGGCCGCCGAGGCGGCCTTCTGGCAGACGCTGTCGCTGCCGCCGCTGCTGCTGGGGCTGCTCGGCAGCCTGGGCTTCGTCGGCGAGTGGTTCGGGCAGGACGTCGTCACCCAGGTGCACGACCGGATCATCGGCTTCTGCAAGACGGTCTTCAGCGCCAACGCCGTCCACGACATCATCGAGCCGACCGTGAACAGCATCCTCACCGTCGGCAAGGGCGAGATCGTCTCGGTGGGCTTCCTGATCTCGCTGTGGGCGGGTTCGTCGGCGATGTCGTCGTTCGTGGACGCGATCACCGTCGCCCACGACCAGTACGGCGTCCGCAACGACGTCTGGCAGCGGATCTTCGCGCTGCTGCTGTACCTGTGCGGCCTCGTCATCCTGGTCGTCGGGCTGCCGCTGCTGGCGATCGGCCCCGACCTGCTGCCGGAGTTCTTCCCCACCGAGTGGCGCCCGACGGTCACCTCGTGGGTGAGCGCGCTGTACTTCCCGACCCTCGGGATCATGATCACCCTCGCGCTGACCACGCTGTACAAGCTCGCCCTGCCGCGGAAGCTGCCGTGGCACCGCGGGCTGCCCGGCGCCGTGCTCGCGATGGTCGTGTTCCTGCTCTCCTCGGTCGGCCTGCGCGTCTACCTGAACTGGATCACCAAGACCGGCTACACCTACGGCGCGCTCGCCGCGCCGATCGCGTTCCTGCTGCTGATGTTCTTCATCGGGCTGGCCGTGGTCGGCGGGGCCTACTTCAACAGCGCGATCCAGGAGCTGTGGCCGGCGAAGGCGACCCGGCGGCAGCGGCGCAAGTGGCGGCGGCTGGAGATGGAACGCGCGTCCGAGCGGCTGCGCACCGAAGAAGGCCGGAAGCTGTGGGAGCGCACGACCACCCCGCTGCGGCGCCCGCGTCCCGAAGAGGTCTCGTCCAACGGTGACGCGCCGGACGAGGACGCCGGACCGTCCGAAGAGGACGAGCCGTCACCGAGCGCGCCCGACCCGGCACCCAGCGCTGCTCAGGGTCGCGTCTCCTCCCCAGGGACGACCCGGAATCCACCCCCAGACTGA
- a CDS encoding carbohydrate kinase family protein — MSGIVVVGDAALDVIARHDKPLPHGGDARAKIRFTGGGSGANTALWLRHLGADTTLVARIGDDPGGRLIKAELEAAGVRCAFAVDPEAPTCCVVVMVDGSGQRSMLADRGANQRFAPEDVTAEALAGARHLHLSGYVLLDPPSRAAGLASLAAAREAGLTTSVDPQAAAHITDPAAFLDDVRGVDLLMPNTEELVALTGSADPASAKELLDAVGAVVVTAGLDGASWVDQGGVTSVPAVEAECIDSTGAGDAFDAGVLTGWLAGESTVDVLRHGTRLGALAVGKVGPQPV; from the coding sequence GTGAGCGGGATCGTGGTGGTCGGCGACGCGGCCCTCGACGTGATCGCCCGGCACGACAAGCCGCTGCCGCACGGCGGCGACGCCCGCGCGAAGATCCGATTCACCGGCGGCGGCTCGGGCGCCAACACGGCGCTGTGGCTGCGTCACCTCGGCGCGGACACGACGCTGGTCGCGCGGATCGGCGACGACCCGGGCGGCCGGCTGATCAAGGCCGAGCTGGAGGCCGCGGGCGTGCGGTGCGCGTTCGCCGTCGACCCCGAAGCGCCGACGTGCTGCGTCGTGGTGATGGTCGACGGTTCCGGGCAGCGGAGCATGCTCGCCGACCGCGGCGCGAACCAGCGCTTCGCCCCGGAAGACGTCACCGCCGAGGCGCTGGCCGGCGCCCGGCACCTCCACCTGTCGGGGTACGTGCTGCTCGACCCGCCGTCACGCGCGGCCGGGCTGGCGTCGCTGGCCGCCGCTCGCGAAGCGGGGCTGACGACGTCGGTCGACCCGCAGGCCGCCGCGCACATCACCGACCCGGCCGCGTTCCTCGACGACGTCCGCGGGGTCGACCTGCTGATGCCGAACACCGAGGAGCTGGTGGCGCTGACCGGTTCGGCGGATCCGGCGTCGGCGAAGGAGCTGCTCGACGCCGTCGGCGCGGTGGTCGTGACCGCCGGTCTGGACGGCGCGAGCTGGGTCGATCAGGGCGGCGTCACGAGCGTCCCGGCCGTCGAAGCCGAGTGCATCGACTCGACCGGCGCGGGCGACGCGTTCGACGCGGGCGTGCTCACCGGCTGGCTGGCCGGGGAGTCCACTGTGGACGTCCTGCGGCACGGGACGCGGCTGGGCGCGCTGGCGGTCGGGAAGGTGGGCCCGCAGCCGGTCTGA